One stretch of Halapricum desulfuricans DNA includes these proteins:
- a CDS encoding Tm-1-like ATP-binding domain-containing protein, with the protein MTVVIVGTLDTKGEEIGFARDVLRSQGVDVHVIDTGVMGDPEIDPDTTASEVAEAADTTLERLREDAERGEAMEAMGEGAAAIARQMHDDGELDGVLGLGGSGNTSIATTAMRALPVGVPKVMVSTMASGDTEPYVGAKDVMMLYSVADIEGLNQLSRKVIANAALAMVGMVTNEPDVAVEDRPTIGITMFGVTTPCVQTAREYLEERGYETIVFHATGTGGRAMEDLIRQGVIDGVLDVTTTEWADELVGGVLNAGPDRLDAAAETGTPQVVSTGALDMVNFGPRDSVPEKFEDRQFHIHNPQVTLMRTTPEENAELGEIIAEKLSAATGPTALYLPLSGVSMIDIEGEDFHDPEADAALFDAIRDRLADAVELVEMETDVNDEAFARAMAEKLDEYMQEAGLGPGE; encoded by the coding sequence ATGACCGTCGTCATCGTCGGTACGCTCGATACGAAAGGCGAGGAGATCGGATTCGCGCGGGACGTCCTCCGCTCGCAGGGCGTCGACGTGCACGTGATCGACACGGGCGTGATGGGCGACCCGGAGATCGACCCGGACACCACTGCGAGCGAGGTCGCCGAGGCCGCCGATACGACGCTGGAGCGCCTCCGCGAGGACGCCGAGCGCGGCGAGGCGATGGAGGCGATGGGCGAGGGCGCGGCCGCGATCGCCCGGCAGATGCACGACGACGGCGAACTCGACGGTGTGCTCGGACTGGGCGGGTCGGGCAACACGTCGATCGCGACCACTGCGATGCGCGCGCTGCCGGTCGGCGTCCCGAAGGTGATGGTCTCGACGATGGCCTCCGGCGACACCGAGCCGTACGTCGGCGCGAAAGACGTGATGATGCTGTACTCGGTGGCCGACATCGAGGGCCTCAACCAGCTCTCCCGGAAGGTGATCGCCAACGCGGCGCTGGCGATGGTCGGGATGGTCACGAACGAACCCGACGTCGCCGTCGAGGACCGACCGACGATCGGGATCACGATGTTCGGCGTCACCACGCCCTGCGTCCAGACGGCCCGCGAGTATCTCGAAGAGCGGGGCTACGAGACGATCGTCTTTCACGCGACCGGAACCGGCGGCAGGGCAATGGAGGACCTGATACGGCAGGGCGTCATCGACGGTGTACTGGACGTGACGACGACCGAGTGGGCCGACGAACTCGTCGGGGGCGTGCTCAACGCCGGTCCGGACCGACTCGACGCCGCCGCGGAGACGGGCACGCCACAGGTCGTCTCGACGGGCGCGCTGGACATGGTCAACTTCGGCCCGCGCGATTCCGTCCCCGAGAAGTTCGAAGACAGGCAGTTCCACATTCACAACCCGCAGGTGACGCTGATGCGCACCACGCCCGAAGAGAACGCCGAACTGGGGGAGATTATCGCCGAGAAACTCTCCGCGGCGACCGGCCCGACCGCACTGTACCTGCCGCTCTCGGGCGTCTCGATGATCGACATCGAGGGCGAGGACTTCCACGATCCCGAGGCCGACGCGGCCTTGTTCGATGCGATCAGAGACCGGCTGGCCGATGCCGTCGAACTGGTCGAGATGGAGACCGACGTCAACGACGAGGCGTTCGCGCGAGCGATGGCAGAGAAGCTCGACGAGTACATGCAGGAAGCGGGTCTCGGACCCGGCGAGTGA
- a CDS encoding phosphoenolpyruvate hydrolase family protein — protein MKFTRQESLDRLQETVSNGDPVIGAGAGTGISAKFAERGGVDLLIIYNSGRYRMNGRGSLAGLLPYGDANEIVVEMGHEVIPVVEDTPVLAGVNGTDPFRQMDVFIEDLKRRGFSGVQNFPTVGLIDEDSGFRQNLEETGMGYDKEVDMIQEAAEQDMLTCPYVFTEEQAREMTEAGADVIVSHMGLTTSGDIGAETALDLEAAAERVQAHHDAAKEVNDDVMVICHGGPIAWPDDARYVLNNTEGVVGFFGASSIERLPTEEAIENQAREFKEIDL, from the coding sequence ATGAAATTCACACGTCAGGAGTCGCTCGACCGACTTCAGGAGACGGTATCGAACGGCGACCCGGTCATCGGGGCGGGCGCGGGGACGGGAATCTCGGCGAAGTTCGCAGAGCGCGGCGGCGTCGACCTGTTGATCATCTACAACTCCGGGCGGTATCGAATGAACGGTCGCGGGTCACTGGCCGGGCTGTTGCCGTACGGGGACGCCAACGAGATCGTCGTCGAGATGGGCCACGAGGTCATCCCGGTCGTCGAGGACACGCCGGTACTTGCGGGCGTCAACGGGACCGACCCCTTCCGGCAGATGGACGTCTTCATCGAGGACCTGAAACGACGCGGGTTTTCGGGCGTGCAGAACTTCCCGACGGTCGGCCTCATCGACGAGGACAGCGGGTTCAGACAGAACCTCGAGGAGACGGGGATGGGCTATGACAAGGAGGTCGACATGATCCAAGAGGCCGCCGAGCAGGACATGCTTACCTGCCCGTACGTCTTCACCGAGGAGCAGGCCCGCGAGATGACCGAAGCGGGAGCGGACGTGATCGTCTCGCACATGGGCCTGACCACCTCAGGGGACATCGGTGCCGAGACCGCGCTGGACCTCGAAGCCGCCGCCGAGCGCGTCCAGGCCCACCACGACGCCGCCAAAGAAGTGAACGACGACGTCATGGTCATCTGTCACGGCGGCCCGATCGCCTGGCCCGACGACGCCAGGTACGTCCTGAACAACACCGAGGGCGTCGTCGGGTTCTTCGGTGCCTCCAGCATCGAACGTCTCCCGACGGAGGAGGCCATCGAGAACCAGGCCCGCGAGTTCAAGGAGATCGATCTCTGA
- a CDS encoding acyltransferase, protein MVAASEPASVSDDSRHDRLSRQPTPGHRNSLMHWPETRRPLRIVVNFVIVWLVRYSPSLRAKNWLLRRLGADVETGVAWALTATPDVFWPELITVREDAIIGYDATVLCHEYLQNEVRTGEVVIGERAMIGAGAVVLPGVEIGADAQVAANSLVDADVPPGATVAGVPAEVVSEPDGSDPDSSA, encoded by the coding sequence ATAGTCGCGGCATCCGAACCCGCGTCCGTGTCCGACGACTCCCGCCACGACCGCCTTTCCAGACAGCCGACGCCGGGTCACCGGAATTCGTTGATGCACTGGCCGGAGACACGCCGTCCCCTGCGGATCGTCGTCAATTTCGTGATCGTCTGGCTCGTCCGCTACTCTCCGAGCCTGCGGGCGAAAAACTGGCTGCTTCGACGCCTCGGTGCCGACGTAGAGACTGGCGTCGCCTGGGCGCTGACGGCCACCCCGGACGTCTTCTGGCCGGAGTTGATCACCGTCCGCGAGGACGCGATCATCGGCTACGACGCGACGGTCCTCTGTCACGAGTACCTCCAGAACGAGGTCCGGACCGGCGAGGTCGTGATCGGCGAGCGGGCGATGATCGGTGCCGGCGCGGTCGTCCTCCCCGGCGTCGAAATCGGCGCGGACGCACAGGTCGCGGCCAACTCGTTAGTCGACGCGGACGTGCCACCCGGCGCGACCGTGGCCGGCGTCCCCGCCGAAGTCGTCTCCGAACCCGACGGGTCCGACCCGGACTCGAGCGCGTGA
- a CDS encoding 30S ribosomal protein S3ae, with protein MSERSVSKQKQQKRWYTVLAPEQFGREELGSTPATEVEQLYDRQIETTLGELRSDAGENNTKLTFKINDVGSDTAYTEFIKHELTRDYMRSLVRRGSSKVEAFITVLTTDDYRVQIQPVALTTKSADESQEKAIRRTMIDMVEETATEHTFEDLIDSVVEGRLSSAIYNEAKTIYPLRRVEIQKATLEARPEEVAAEEETSVDVEE; from the coding sequence ATGAGCGAACGATCCGTATCCAAACAGAAGCAGCAGAAACGGTGGTACACCGTCCTCGCCCCCGAGCAGTTCGGGCGAGAGGAACTCGGTTCCACACCGGCAACAGAAGTCGAACAGCTCTACGACCGACAGATCGAGACGACGCTGGGCGAACTCCGCAGCGACGCCGGCGAGAACAACACCAAACTGACCTTCAAGATCAACGACGTCGGCAGCGACACCGCCTACACCGAGTTCATCAAGCACGAACTCACTCGCGACTACATGCGGAGCCTCGTCCGCCGGGGCTCCTCGAAGGTCGAGGCGTTCATCACGGTCCTGACGACTGACGACTACCGCGTCCAGATCCAGCCCGTCGCGCTCACGACCAAAAGCGCCGACGAGAGCCAGGAGAAGGCGATCCGCCGCACGATGATCGACATGGTCGAGGAGACCGCGACCGAACACACCTTCGAGGACCTCATCGACAGCGTCGTCGAGGGCCGGCTCTCCTCGGCGATCTACAACGAGGCGAAGACGATCTACCCGCTGCGCCGCGTCGAGATCCAGAAAGCGACCCTGGAGGCCCGTCCCGAAGAGGTCGCCGCCGAAGAAGAGACCAGCGTCGACGTCGAAGAGTAA
- the purD gene encoding phosphoribosylamine--glycine ligase — translation MTETVLLVGGGGREHAIARALSESGCTLYACAGNKNPGIARLADGFEALDTTHPRAVTTYARRVDADLAVIGPEAPLEAGVADALDDAGVYAFGPREAEARIETDKAFQRRFMREHDIPGYPEFETFEDMDAACEYIDTYDGDLAIKPAGLTGGKGVRVMGEQVDAEEAKAYLRDSDYDRVVLEERLVGEEFTVQALVANGEVRVTPAVQDHKRAYEGDEGPNTGGMGSYSDGTLELPFMDREDYMDAVEIIEATVEALDGYKGVLYGQFMLTADGVKVVEFNARFGDPEAMNTLPVLNTDLLDVLVAARDGESLPQLSFAPEATVCKYAVPEGYPTEPEAGAKVTVDEAGAREIASEYDGEALLYYASVDEREDGIYTTTSRSFAVVGVAEEIAAAEEIAEAVLNEAGEAGLRVRHDIGTAELIQRRIDHVTELRG, via the coding sequence ATGACAGAGACTGTCCTGCTGGTCGGGGGCGGCGGCCGCGAGCACGCGATCGCCCGCGCGCTGTCCGAGTCCGGCTGTACGCTGTACGCCTGTGCCGGGAACAAAAATCCGGGAATTGCGCGACTGGCCGACGGGTTCGAGGCGCTCGATACGACCCATCCGCGTGCGGTGACGACCTACGCCCGGCGCGTCGACGCCGATCTGGCGGTCATCGGCCCCGAGGCCCCGCTCGAGGCGGGCGTCGCCGACGCGCTCGACGACGCCGGCGTCTACGCGTTCGGCCCGCGAGAGGCCGAAGCGCGCATCGAGACCGACAAGGCGTTCCAGCGGCGGTTCATGCGCGAACACGACATCCCCGGCTATCCCGAGTTCGAGACCTTCGAGGACATGGACGCCGCCTGCGAGTACATCGACACCTACGACGGCGATCTGGCGATCAAACCCGCGGGGCTGACCGGCGGAAAGGGCGTCCGGGTCATGGGCGAGCAGGTCGACGCCGAAGAGGCCAAGGCGTATCTCCGGGACTCCGACTACGATCGCGTGGTGCTCGAAGAACGGCTCGTCGGCGAGGAGTTCACCGTCCAGGCGCTGGTGGCGAACGGCGAGGTGCGCGTGACGCCCGCCGTGCAGGACCACAAGCGCGCCTACGAGGGCGACGAAGGGCCGAACACCGGCGGCATGGGGTCGTACTCCGACGGCACGCTCGAGCTGCCGTTCATGGACCGCGAGGACTACATGGACGCCGTCGAGATCATCGAGGCGACCGTCGAGGCGCTCGATGGCTACAAGGGCGTCCTCTACGGGCAGTTCATGCTCACCGCAGACGGCGTCAAGGTCGTGGAGTTCAACGCCCGCTTCGGCGATCCCGAAGCGATGAACACATTGCCCGTGCTCAACACGGACCTCCTCGATGTGCTGGTAGCTGCTCGCGACGGCGAGTCGCTGCCGCAGCTGTCCTTTGCGCCGGAAGCCACCGTCTGCAAGTACGCCGTCCCAGAGGGGTATCCGACCGAACCGGAAGCCGGAGCGAAGGTGACCGTCGACGAGGCGGGCGCGCGAGAGATCGCCAGCGAGTACGACGGCGAGGCGTTGCTGTACTACGCCAGCGTCGACGAGCGCGAGGACGGGATCTACACGACGACCTCTCGGTCGTTCGCGGTCGTCGGCGTCGCCGAGGAGATCGCCGCGGCCGAGGAGATCGCCGAGGCGGTCCTGAACGAGGCCGGCGAAGCGGGATTGCGCGTCCGCCACGACATCGGCACCGCCGAGTTGATCCAGCGACGGATCGATCACGTGACCGAGTTGCGGGGTTGA
- a CDS encoding site-2 protease family protein, which produces MSDRPEEYPRPEALSHTFYVYEVDRADGEIRYYGEPLTPKASVVDRVAPLFRDRGYRVTLRYETGEHVLVARKRSVGVDGIPWVNVGLFLATILTTLVAGAQWYDIPLTGDPIAIAAAWPFTVAVLGVLGVHEFGHYALSRRHDVQATLPYFIPLPNVLGTLGAVIRMKDHLPSRTALFDIGVAGPLAGLVATVAVTAVGVSLPPIEVGSDALIQQVELGYPPLIQAIAFALGEPLVYEDPSLMVNPVVLGGWVGAFVTFLNLLPVGQLDGAHVARALIGDRLDRLQTAVPAILFSIAGWHLVFGDSRAVTLWVVWGVLALVLSRVGGAHPIDQSGVDRTRKAIGVLTLAAGLLCFTPAPIVFAG; this is translated from the coding sequence ATGTCGGATCGCCCCGAGGAGTACCCGCGTCCCGAAGCCCTCTCGCATACCTTCTACGTCTACGAGGTCGATCGCGCCGACGGCGAGATTAGGTACTACGGCGAGCCGCTGACGCCGAAAGCCAGCGTCGTCGACCGGGTCGCGCCGCTGTTTCGCGATCGCGGGTATCGAGTCACGCTGCGCTACGAGACCGGCGAACACGTCCTCGTCGCGCGGAAGCGGTCGGTCGGCGTCGACGGGATTCCCTGGGTCAACGTCGGCCTGTTTCTGGCCACGATCCTGACGACGCTCGTCGCCGGTGCCCAGTGGTACGACATCCCGCTGACCGGGGATCCGATCGCGATCGCGGCGGCGTGGCCGTTCACCGTGGCCGTGCTTGGCGTGCTCGGCGTCCACGAGTTCGGCCACTACGCGCTGAGTCGACGCCACGACGTGCAGGCGACGCTACCGTACTTCATCCCGCTGCCGAACGTGCTGGGGACGCTCGGGGCGGTCATCCGGATGAAAGACCACCTGCCGAGCCGGACGGCCCTGTTCGATATCGGCGTCGCGGGCCCGCTGGCCGGCCTGGTTGCGACGGTCGCCGTGACGGCGGTCGGCGTCTCGCTGCCCCCGATCGAGGTGGGTTCCGACGCGCTGATCCAGCAGGTCGAACTCGGGTATCCGCCGCTGATCCAGGCGATCGCGTTCGCCCTCGGGGAGCCACTGGTCTACGAGGACCCGTCGCTGATGGTCAACCCCGTCGTCCTCGGCGGATGGGTCGGGGCGTTCGTGACCTTCCTCAACCTCCTGCCCGTCGGGCAACTCGACGGCGCACACGTCGCGCGAGCCCTGATCGGCGATCGACTCGACCGCCTCCAGACGGCGGTCCCCGCGATCCTGTTTTCGATCGCCGGCTGGCATCTTGTGTTCGGCGACAGCCGCGCCGTCACGCTCTGGGTGGTCTGGGGTGTGCTCGCGCTGGTTTTGAGTCGCGTCGGCGGCGCACATCCGATCGACCAGTCCGGCGTCGACCGCACGCGCAAGGCGATCGGCGTGCTGACGCTCGCGGCCGGACTGCTGTGTTTCACCCCGGCTCCGATCGTCTTCGCCGGGTGA
- a CDS encoding cupin domain-containing protein — protein MPDHEYFVGPDDVESQLFDWGVLKWLSTPDVTGGERFSAGVVKLEPGKGHERHTHPDSDEILFVIRGEGEQEVADRTREISAGEMVFVPEGVEHGTVNTGWEPLLLLAVYAPPGPEEVLRDLPECEIVPPGELPTPENAEERA, from the coding sequence ATGCCCGACCACGAGTACTTCGTCGGACCCGACGACGTCGAGAGCCAGCTGTTCGACTGGGGCGTCCTGAAGTGGCTGAGCACGCCCGACGTGACGGGCGGCGAGCGCTTCAGCGCGGGGGTCGTCAAACTCGAGCCGGGGAAGGGTCACGAACGCCACACACACCCCGACAGCGACGAGATCCTCTTCGTCATCCGGGGCGAGGGCGAGCAGGAAGTCGCCGACCGGACGCGCGAGATCTCGGCCGGCGAGATGGTGTTCGTTCCCGAAGGCGTCGAACACGGCACCGTCAACACCGGCTGGGAACCCCTGTTGTTGCTCGCGGTCTACGCGCCGCCGGGCCCCGAGGAGGTACTTCGGGACCTCCCGGAGTGTGAGATCGTTCCGCCTGGAGAGCTACCGACACCCGAGAACGCGGAGGAGCGAGCATGA